One genomic region from Aliarcobacter cryaerophilus ATCC 43158 encodes:
- a CDS encoding tetratricopeptide repeat protein, with translation MLKVIKFSSIFIVLSLFSACANHEKAMKVLPNELEQVNIDCKRDSLAFELDCYDFIAEKNSFAMLRLGIDAQDKGRPAEAFERYTKAQKAGNFYANALLSVLYGNGLGVEFDEKKSINLLKDVEDVDPIAAYRLSYYYFSNGNPQKAIELLEYAATNEVKDAQKDLVLVYTNGQYIEANDEKALFYDNLYQDGKEDFTKKIYGR, from the coding sequence ATGCTAAAAGTTATTAAGTTCTCTTCTATTTTTATAGTTTTATCTCTTTTTAGTGCTTGTGCTAATCATGAAAAAGCTATGAAAGTTTTGCCAAATGAGCTTGAGCAAGTAAATATTGATTGCAAAAGAGATAGCTTGGCTTTTGAGTTAGATTGTTATGATTTTATAGCAGAAAAAAATAGTTTTGCAATGCTAAGACTTGGAATTGATGCTCAAGATAAAGGAAGACCTGCTGAAGCCTTTGAAAGATATACAAAAGCACAAAAAGCTGGTAATTTCTATGCAAATGCACTTTTATCAGTTCTTTATGGTAATGGTTTAGGTGTAGAATTTGATGAAAAAAAATCTATAAATCTTCTAAAAGATGTTGAAGATGTTGATCCAATAGCAGCATATAGATTATCTTACTACTATTTTTCAAATGGAAATCCACAAAAAGCTATAGAACTTCTTGAATATGCTGCTACAAATGAAGTAAAAGATGCTCAAAAAGATTTAGTTCTTGTTTATACAAATGGTCAGTATATAGAAGCGAACGATGAAAAAGCTCTTTTTTATGATAATTTATATCAAGATGGAAAAGAAGATTTTACAAAAAAAATTTATGGTAGATAG
- the nfo gene encoding deoxyribonuclease IV, with protein sequence MKFIGAHVSASGGVFNAPKNAVEIGAKAFALFTKNQRQWSAKALDNKTIDLWFKELEKSKIEPRHILPHDSYLINLGHPDIDAREKSLNSFIDEVQRCEILALDRLNFHPGSHLRQISEEECLNNIAESMNIVLNKTSGVKLVLENTAGQGSNLGYKFEHLAYIIDKIEDKTRVGVCIDTCHMFTSGYDIRTREAYDKTWDEFGKIVGFEYLSGMHINDSKPELGSRVDRHDSLGEGKIGWDAFKFLMNDSRMDDIPLVLETIDESIWAKEIETLYSFIENSSTTK encoded by the coding sequence ATGAAATTTATTGGTGCGCACGTAAGTGCTAGTGGGGGAGTTTTTAATGCTCCAAAGAATGCTGTTGAAATTGGTGCTAAAGCTTTTGCACTTTTTACAAAAAATCAAAGACAGTGGAGTGCAAAAGCACTTGATAATAAAACCATAGATTTATGGTTTAAAGAGTTAGAAAAATCAAAAATAGAGCCTAGACATATTTTACCTCACGACTCATATTTGATAAATCTTGGGCATCCAGATATTGATGCTAGAGAGAAATCTTTAAATAGTTTTATAGATGAAGTTCAAAGATGTGAAATTTTAGCTCTTGATAGACTAAATTTTCATCCAGGTTCTCATTTGAGACAAATTAGTGAAGAGGAGTGTTTGAATAATATTGCAGAGTCTATGAATATAGTTTTAAATAAAACAAGTGGCGTAAAGCTAGTGCTTGAAAATACAGCAGGCCAAGGAAGTAATCTTGGATATAAGTTTGAGCATTTGGCTTATATTATAGATAAAATCGAAGATAAGACCAGAGTTGGAGTATGTATTGATACTTGTCATATGTTCACTTCGGGTTATGATATTAGAACAAGAGAAGCTTACGATAAAACTTGGGATGAGTTTGGAAAAATTGTAGGATTTGAGTATTTAAGTGGAATGCACATAAATGATTCTAAACCTGAGCTTGGAAGTCGTGTTGATAGACACGATAGTTTAGGAGAGGGAAAAATTGGTTGGGATGCGTTTAAATTTCTTATGAATGATTCTAGAATGGATGATATTCCACTTGTTTTAGAGACTATTGATGAATCTATTTGGGCAAAAGAGATAGAAACTTTATATAGTTTTATAGAAAATAGCTCAACTACGAAATAG
- a CDS encoding ATP-binding protein, with amino-acid sequence MQEVIDFLKAKNVEKTNFFNQLKCSLEEAKILQYLSKEYINGRDVLSTIDILGQFYSIEKYEHLEKLSLIKSLLEFGWLIQVAFDQVKLNEASKLELINSSVALSSAYLKMLESGNSEFVLPEIKNYSDHLEYLQDQFLKIDITQQLNIVKRNFDINSPSSNRLKNKLLLVENRIKDRINATTNKILIEEFFKEQGLDEQEKILFLALLKEEYSGGDGTLREMNYLLELISNDDYEKIKYRSLLEESSTLISKNLVDYDEVLTPFGGINRNFYIPDEVLYKISHPNKKGSTVSKIKLETIIKDQEMFELIFAQKSLDDVVLNPKTKETLNNLLKQVDKSVINRLKAWGIKDKKRGIDAKIIFYGVAGTGKTITALALAKSLKKEVLSFDCSKILSMYIGESEKNVRNIFDKYNEIKEQTKTEPVLLLNEADQFLSSRSSGTGSSADKMHNQMQNIFLEQIERFDGILIATTNLLENLDKAFSRRFNYKIEFVKPNHEQRVELWKKLIPATLPLEKDFDFEKIAQHELTGGQIELVIKNTAYKLAVLEDAVFTLKDFEEQISKEKKGQFDSETKVGFF; translated from the coding sequence ATGCAAGAGGTAATAGATTTTTTAAAAGCAAAAAATGTTGAAAAAACAAACTTTTTTAATCAGCTAAAATGTAGTTTAGAAGAAGCAAAAATTTTGCAGTACCTCTCAAAAGAGTATATAAATGGAAGAGATGTACTAAGTACAATTGATATTTTGGGACAGTTTTATAGTATTGAAAAATATGAACATTTGGAAAAACTAAGTTTGATAAAATCTTTACTTGAGTTTGGATGGTTGATTCAAGTTGCGTTTGATCAAGTAAAATTAAATGAAGCTTCAAAATTAGAACTTATCAACTCAAGCGTAGCACTTTCTAGTGCCTATTTAAAAATGCTTGAAAGCGGAAATAGTGAGTTTGTATTACCTGAAATAAAAAATTATAGTGACCACTTAGAGTACCTTCAAGACCAATTTTTAAAAATTGATATCACTCAACAACTAAATATAGTAAAAAGAAATTTCGATATAAATTCTCCTAGCTCAAATAGATTAAAAAATAAGCTTTTACTTGTAGAAAATAGAATAAAAGATAGAATAAATGCAACTACAAACAAAATTCTAATAGAAGAATTTTTTAAAGAACAAGGCTTGGATGAGCAAGAAAAAATACTATTTTTGGCTCTTCTAAAAGAAGAGTATAGTGGAGGAGATGGAACATTAAGAGAGATGAACTATCTGCTTGAGTTAATATCAAATGATGATTATGAGAAGATAAAATATAGAAGTTTACTTGAAGAGAGCTCAACTTTGATTTCAAAAAATTTGGTTGATTATGATGAGGTTTTAACACCATTTGGTGGAATTAATAGAAACTTTTATATTCCAGATGAAGTTTTGTATAAAATATCTCATCCAAATAAAAAAGGCTCAACAGTTTCAAAAATAAAACTTGAAACAATCATAAAAGATCAAGAGATGTTTGAATTAATCTTTGCACAAAAAAGTTTAGATGATGTTGTTTTAAATCCAAAAACAAAAGAGACTTTAAATAATCTTTTAAAGCAAGTTGATAAAAGTGTTATAAATAGACTAAAAGCTTGGGGAATAAAAGATAAAAAAAGAGGAATAGATGCAAAAATAATTTTTTATGGAGTTGCAGGAACTGGAAAAACAATAACAGCTTTAGCTCTTGCAAAGTCACTAAAAAAAGAGGTTTTAAGTTTTGATTGCTCTAAAATTCTCTCAATGTACATAGGTGAGAGTGAAAAAAATGTACGAAATATTTTTGATAAATATAATGAGATAAAAGAGCAAACAAAAACAGAACCAGTTTTACTTTTAAATGAAGCAGATCAATTTTTAAGTTCAAGAAGCAGTGGAACAGGAAGCAGTGCCGATAAAATGCATAATCAAATGCAAAATATATTTTTGGAGCAAATCGAGAGATTTGATGGAATTTTAATAGCAACTACAAACTTGCTTGAAAATCTTGATAAAGCATTTTCAAGAAGATTTAACTATAAAATTGAGTTCGTAAAACCAAACCATGAGCAAAGAGTAGAGCTTTGGAAGAAACTAATTCCAGCAACTTTGCCATTAGAAAAAGATTTTGATTTTGAAAAAATTGCACAACATGAGCTTACAGGTGGACAAATAGAGCTAGTTATCAAAAATACAGCTTATAAACTAGCTGTTTTAGAAGATGCAGTTTTTACTCTAAAAGATTTTGAAGAGCAAATAAGCAAAGAGAAAAAAGGTCAGTTTGATAGTGAAACAAAAGTTGGATTTTTTTAA
- the dauA gene encoding C4-dicarboxylic acid transporter DauA — translation MIKSNIFSGLTVGIIALPLSMALAIATGVPPQLGLYTAIIAGILAAIFGSSKVNISGPTAAFIVILIPIVQQFGITGLLLCGFLSGIILVLVGLFKLGNLIELVPYPVTVGFTSGIAVVIATLQIKDFFGLTIENFSGTYIDKIVLLFNSFSTFNLFEFLTASATLFLLIIWRKTKSKIPAALVALGIVTIFVAFFNSFDGLNISTINSTFTYVIDGVTANGIPPIPLQFSLPWEFLKPHEINIDLLIKLLPHAIAIAILGALESLLCAVISDAMTGNKTDPNKELIGQGIANMVVPFFGGIPATAAIARTVANINSGGTTKLSSIVHSIFILASILLIAPIISYLPMAALSALLLMVAWNMSEVKHFVNILKTAPKDDIYVLLTCFSLTVLIDMEVAVAVGIGLASILFIKRTIDLYSIELVSENLETHKDIPKDILIYDINGPMFFGAAQKALKTLANINEQKNIVILNMKNVSMLDMTAMVALKSIVDSFEAKNKKLIFAGLNQNVLKKLERAKFDYVTTFSNINDAIEYAMHKKNFIR, via the coding sequence ATGATAAAAAGTAATATCTTTTCAGGACTTACAGTTGGAATTATTGCATTGCCTTTATCTATGGCACTTGCAATTGCAACTGGAGTTCCACCACAATTAGGTCTTTATACAGCAATTATTGCAGGAATTTTAGCTGCTATTTTTGGAAGTAGTAAAGTAAATATTTCTGGACCCACTGCTGCTTTTATTGTTATTTTAATCCCAATAGTTCAACAATTTGGAATAACAGGGCTACTTTTGTGCGGATTTTTATCTGGTATTATTTTAGTTTTAGTTGGACTTTTTAAACTTGGTAACTTAATAGAGCTAGTTCCTTACCCAGTAACAGTTGGATTTACATCTGGAATTGCAGTTGTCATTGCAACTCTTCAAATAAAAGATTTTTTTGGGCTTACTATAGAAAATTTTAGTGGAACTTACATAGATAAAATTGTTTTGCTTTTCAACTCTTTTTCTACATTTAATCTTTTTGAGTTTTTAACTGCAAGTGCAACACTATTTTTACTAATAATTTGGAGAAAAACAAAAAGTAAAATTCCAGCTGCTTTGGTTGCTTTAGGAATTGTTACAATTTTTGTAGCTTTTTTTAACTCTTTTGATGGTTTAAATATTTCAACAATCAACTCTACTTTTACTTATGTTATTGATGGAGTAACTGCAAATGGAATCCCTCCGATTCCTTTACAATTTTCTCTTCCTTGGGAGTTTTTAAAACCTCATGAAATAAATATTGATTTACTAATAAAACTTCTTCCTCATGCAATTGCAATTGCAATTTTAGGAGCTTTGGAATCACTTTTATGTGCAGTTATAAGTGATGCTATGACTGGAAATAAAACAGACCCAAATAAAGAGTTAATAGGTCAAGGAATTGCAAATATGGTAGTGCCATTTTTTGGAGGAATTCCAGCAACTGCAGCAATTGCAAGAACAGTAGCAAATATAAATTCAGGAGGAACAACAAAATTATCTTCAATAGTTCACTCTATTTTTATATTAGCTTCTATTTTATTAATTGCTCCAATTATCTCATATCTTCCAATGGCAGCATTATCTGCGCTTTTACTTATGGTTGCTTGGAATATGAGTGAAGTTAAACACTTTGTAAATATTTTAAAAACTGCGCCAAAAGATGATATTTATGTGCTTCTAACATGTTTTTCTTTGACTGTTTTAATAGATATGGAAGTTGCTGTTGCTGTTGGAATTGGTCTTGCATCAATACTATTTATCAAAAGAACGATTGATTTATACTCTATTGAGCTTGTAAGCGAAAATTTAGAAACACATAAAGATATACCAAAAGATATTTTAATCTATGATATAAATGGACCTATGTTTTTTGGTGCTGCTCAAAAGGCTTTAAAAACTTTAGCAAATATAAATGAACAAAAAAATATTGTAATTTTAAATATGAAAAATGTATCAATGCTTGATATGACAGCAATGGTTGCTTTAAAATCAATCGTTGATAGTTTTGAAGCTAAAAATAAAAAGCTTATATTTGCAGGACTAAATCAAAATGTTTTGAAAAAACTAGAACGTGCAAAATTTGATTATGTTACAACTTTTTCAAATATAAATGATGCCATAGAGTATGCAATGCATAAAAAGAATTTTATTCGATAA
- a CDS encoding MqnA/MqnD/SBP family protein — MYYAIKFGWVSLPKVKFENIALDIETLNQATLKGTYDICAISFALYPFVKDDFALLKTAVSFGEGYGPKLIKKKGVKLKKNFKVALSGEFTTNALLFKIAYPDARISYMNFLDIEKAVIDGVVDAGVLIHESILTYSNELDVHREIWDIWVDLCEGEALPLPLGGMCLRRSIPLTEAIKYENALIKAVDVANKNRKTLAPMLLEKGLIRVDAKTLDKYLDLYANDNSVKMSEIQYKALNKLFELGYKNGHYQNLIKAEDFLIPSEYEELRAR; from the coding sequence ATGTATTATGCAATCAAATTTGGCTGGGTTAGTTTACCCAAAGTAAAATTTGAAAATATAGCTTTAGATATAGAGACTTTAAATCAAGCAACACTAAAAGGCACTTACGACATTTGTGCTATATCTTTTGCTTTGTATCCTTTTGTTAAAGATGATTTTGCCTTACTTAAAACTGCTGTTTCATTTGGAGAGGGTTATGGTCCAAAACTTATCAAAAAGAAAGGTGTAAAACTAAAGAAAAACTTCAAAGTAGCTTTAAGTGGAGAGTTTACTACAAATGCACTACTTTTTAAAATTGCTTATCCAGATGCAAGAATTTCGTATATGAACTTTTTGGATATTGAAAAAGCTGTAATTGATGGAGTTGTTGATGCTGGAGTTTTAATTCATGAGTCAATTTTAACTTATAGCAATGAGCTTGATGTACATAGAGAAATCTGGGATATTTGGGTAGACCTTTGTGAAGGTGAAGCTCTACCGCTTCCTCTTGGTGGAATGTGCCTTCGTCGTTCAATTCCACTTACTGAAGCCATAAAGTATGAAAATGCTTTAATAAAAGCAGTTGATGTAGCAAATAAAAATAGAAAAACTCTAGCTCCAATGCTCTTAGAAAAAGGATTAATTCGTGTAGATGCTAAAACATTGGATAAGTATTTGGATTTATATGCAAACGATAATTCTGTAAAAATGAGTGAAATTCAATATAAAGCTCTAAATAAACTTTTTGAGCTGGGATATAAAAATGGGCATTATCAAAATTTAATAAAAGCAGAAGATTTTTTAATCCCAAGCGAATATGAAGAGTTAAGAGCTAGATGA
- a CDS encoding SDR family oxidoreductase, which translates to MSKVVLITGATSGMGEATTKLLSQNGYKVYAGCRDKNIEKCDGNINYIYLDVTKTDSIKNAVKKIIDTEGKIDILLNNAGYGLLSTLEDGTDEEIFKQFDVNVFGLIKTTREVLPYMRKENYGVIINISSFLGKMGLPLLSHYNASKYAVEGITDSLRFETLPFNIRVHSIEAGLFGTNFVKKGLVINEKTMSENSPYKKLTSHLVPIVAKAINEGPDPIAIANAVKNIIEDENSNIAIPVGAEATTFVPLRKELSNEDFEKKIIETFGL; encoded by the coding sequence ATGTCAAAAGTTGTTTTAATCACAGGTGCTACTTCAGGTATGGGAGAAGCCACTACTAAGTTACTTTCTCAAAATGGATACAAGGTTTATGCAGGTTGTAGAGATAAAAATATAGAAAAATGTGATGGAAATATAAATTATATATATCTTGATGTTACAAAAACTGACTCTATAAAAAATGCTGTAAAAAAGATAATTGATACTGAAGGTAAAATTGATATTTTACTAAATAATGCTGGTTATGGTCTTTTATCAACTTTAGAAGATGGTACAGATGAAGAGATTTTTAAGCAATTTGATGTAAATGTTTTTGGACTTATAAAAACTACGAGAGAAGTTTTACCATATATGAGAAAAGAAAATTATGGTGTTATTATAAATATTAGCTCATTTTTAGGGAAAATGGGGCTTCCTTTACTATCTCATTATAATGCATCAAAATATGCAGTTGAAGGAATAACAGACTCTTTAAGATTTGAAACTTTACCTTTTAATATTAGAGTGCACTCTATTGAAGCTGGACTTTTTGGAACAAATTTTGTTAAAAAAGGTTTAGTAATAAATGAAAAAACTATGAGTGAAAATTCACCTTATAAGAAATTAACTTCTCATTTGGTTCCAATTGTTGCAAAAGCAATAAATGAAGGACCAGACCCAATAGCAATCGCAAATGCTGTAAAAAATATTATTGAAGATGAAAATAGTAATATTGCAATTCCAGTTGGAGCAGAAGCTACAACATTTGTTCCTCTTAGAAAAGAGCTAAGCAATGAAGATTTTGAGAAAAAAATAATTGAAACTTTTGGATTGTAA
- a CDS encoding UDP-N-acetylmuramate dehydrogenase: MSEKIANYYKTVDFKRYSSIHIGGEKEVLVINEVGDYPDIQIIGRGNNLLISPKCEKKFAILGENFDYIKDEDEKLFVGCATSSGKLLTYTRKNDIANLEFLAKLPGNLGGLVKMNAGLKEWEIFNYIDSIKTKDGYIKKENVNFSYRETKIDTIVYEVVFNKSKGFSKDMQNEFTKMRDNQPQIASAGSCFKNPKGDFAGRLIEAVGLKGYRVGDMEFSNTHANFLVNHGTGTFDEAVNLINLAKQKVKEEFNIELENEIIIFE; encoded by the coding sequence ATGAGTGAAAAAATAGCTAATTACTATAAAACAGTAGATTTTAAAAGATACTCTTCTATACATATTGGTGGAGAAAAAGAAGTTTTAGTTATAAATGAAGTAGGTGATTATCCTGATATTCAAATAATAGGAAGAGGAAATAATTTGCTTATTTCTCCAAAATGTGAAAAAAAATTTGCTATTTTGGGTGAAAACTTTGATTATATAAAAGATGAAGATGAAAAACTTTTTGTAGGTTGTGCTACAAGCAGTGGGAAACTTCTTACATATACAAGAAAAAATGATATTGCAAATTTAGAGTTTTTGGCAAAATTGCCTGGTAATTTAGGTGGACTTGTAAAGATGAATGCAGGTCTAAAAGAGTGGGAGATTTTTAATTATATAGACTCTATAAAAACTAAAGATGGATATATAAAAAAAGAGAATGTAAATTTTTCATATAGAGAGACAAAAATTGATACCATAGTTTATGAAGTGGTTTTTAATAAGAGTAAAGGTTTCTCAAAAGATATGCAAAATGAGTTCACAAAAATGAGGGATAATCAACCACAAATTGCTAGTGCTGGAAGCTGTTTTAAAAATCCAAAAGGTGATTTTGCTGGAAGATTAATAGAAGCAGTTGGGCTAAAAGGATATAGAGTTGGAGATATGGAATTTTCAAATACTCATGCAAATTTTTTAGTAAATCATGGGACAGGGACTTTTGATGAAGCTGTGAATTTAATAAATCTTGCAAAACAAAAAGTAAAAGAAGAGTTTAATATAGAACTTGAAAATGAGATTATAATTTTTGAGTAA
- a CDS encoding tetratricopeptide repeat protein: MINYILLPIFTIFLFSACSLKMPEFLTFSDINYDELLKEANICQDLDTQKEKLECYKKIENSNSFAQIRLGTYYSTKKDYKESLKYLNMADENKNLYAKLPLALLYYKGEGVKKDINKSFELLKESSDIDPIAAFQLSRFYLQGINTKIDNEKGIDLLNFSAQNGVFQAQDLLSNVYKQGLYGVAKDQIKYEYWLKKASSNKEDKNSNIYIF, translated from the coding sequence ATGATAAATTATATTTTATTACCAATTTTTACTATTTTTCTTTTTAGTGCTTGTTCTTTAAAAATGCCTGAATTTCTAACTTTTTCTGATATAAATTATGATGAACTTCTAAAAGAAGCAAATATTTGTCAAGATTTAGATACCCAAAAAGAAAAACTAGAGTGCTATAAAAAAATAGAAAATAGTAACTCTTTTGCACAAATTAGACTAGGAACTTATTATTCAACAAAAAAAGATTATAAAGAGAGTTTAAAATACCTAAATATGGCTGATGAGAATAAAAATCTCTATGCAAAATTGCCATTAGCTCTTTTATACTACAAAGGAGAAGGGGTTAAAAAAGATATAAATAAATCTTTTGAGCTTCTAAAAGAGTCTAGCGATATTGACCCTATTGCAGCATTTCAGTTATCAAGATTTTATCTTCAAGGAATAAATACAAAAATAGATAACGAAAAAGGTATAGATTTACTTAATTTCTCTGCTCAAAATGGAGTATTTCAAGCTCAGGATTTATTATCAAATGTCTATAAGCAAGGACTTTATGGAGTTGCAAAAGACCAGATAAAATATGAATATTGGCTAAAAAAAGCTAGTTCTAACAAAGAGGACAAAAACTCAAATATTTATATCTTCTAA
- a CDS encoding DUF6161 domain-containing protein, translating into MVDNQLIEEVIKKLYSVQNKLKNSLIIAIFKAHFADYDFSIENFTSLINEFINNNNKLGLLKETDLNDLYDELNRFLNYTDNENKMLSYKVPLLDSINIIIDYFNKLKDKPNIKIKVINQPKISEDEFSKRYDRLATLLNYSSEESNLILHTKLGNQPFKLFQNDSGSIIINTGISENDNISISKSRLIDIIYKNKNYSKDEVYLTVVIEKILDNTIFDNFERQNDFDGLPNIILESKIKDLEKKNFEVLGQFSELKNLFEKRETEFAEVSEILEKSKTLESEFDNAKEAVLKNIELKQATTYWEEQVEKYDKKYKFYFKTNIGIGVALIIITFLLINYTGLFITNIPDSADKKITETISQIAHSASFFNYIIFIMFTTIMVWMMKILVKIMLSNYHLAVDANERVIMLNTYLVLLEDGKGFKESDRKVILDNIFRQTNHGIITDETSVTVADIVSSFKK; encoded by the coding sequence ATGGTCGATAATCAACTTATAGAAGAAGTAATTAAAAAATTATATTCTGTGCAAAATAAATTAAAAAATTCTTTAATAATAGCAATATTTAAAGCTCATTTTGCAGATTATGATTTTTCAATTGAAAATTTCACCTCTTTAATTAACGAATTTATCAATAATAATAATAAATTAGGTTTGTTAAAAGAAACAGACCTAAATGATTTATATGATGAATTAAATAGATTTTTAAACTATACTGATAATGAAAATAAAATGCTTTCTTATAAAGTTCCTTTACTAGATAGTATAAATATTATTATAGATTATTTTAATAAATTAAAAGATAAACCCAATATCAAAATAAAAGTTATAAATCAACCAAAAATTTCAGAAGATGAATTCTCTAAAAGATATGATAGATTGGCAACTCTATTAAATTATAGTAGCGAAGAAAGTAATTTGATTTTACATACAAAATTAGGGAATCAGCCATTTAAACTTTTTCAAAATGATAGTGGTTCTATAATAATAAATACAGGAATCTCAGAAAATGATAATATTTCTATATCAAAAAGTAGATTAATTGATATTATTTATAAAAATAAAAATTATTCAAAAGATGAAGTTTATCTTACTGTTGTTATTGAAAAAATACTTGATAATACTATTTTTGATAATTTTGAAAGACAAAATGATTTTGATGGACTACCAAACATAATATTAGAATCAAAAATTAAAGATTTAGAAAAAAAGAATTTTGAAGTTTTAGGACAATTTAGTGAGTTAAAAAATCTTTTTGAAAAAAGAGAAACAGAATTTGCTGAAGTTAGTGAAATATTAGAAAAATCAAAAACTTTGGAAAGTGAATTTGATAATGCAAAAGAAGCTGTTCTTAAAAATATAGAACTTAAACAAGCAACAACTTATTGGGAAGAACAAGTAGAAAAATATGATAAAAAATATAAGTTCTATTTTAAAACAAATATTGGAATAGGAGTAGCTTTAATTATAATTACTTTTCTTTTAATAAATTATACAGGATTATTTATAACTAATATACCTGATTCAGCCGACAAAAAAATAACTGAGACAATCTCTCAAATTGCTCATAGTGCATCATTTTTTAATTACATTATATTTATTATGTTTACCACTATTATGGTTTGGATGATGAAAATTTTAGTAAAAATAATGCTTAGTAATTATCACTTAGCCGTAGATGCAAATGAAAGAGTTATTATGTTAAATACATATCTTGTTTTATTAGAAGATGGAAAAGGATTTAAAGAAAGTGATAGAAAAGTAATACTAGATAATATTTTTAGACAAACAAATCATGGAATTATAACTGATGAAACAAGTGTAACTGTTGCTGATATAGTAAGCTCATTTAAGAAATAA